The genomic window AATAGCATTACGAATGATATGGATAATAGGGTCTTTAATTTCATCTAAGATACGTCTATCGATTTCAATTTCATTATCCCGGCATTCAAGACGAATTTCTTTTCCAAGCTGACTTGCAATGTCTCTTACCATGCGAGGTATGGGATCAAAAACAGTGCTAATAGGCTGCATAAGGATCTTTTTCAAGTCATCCAAATGGGTGTCGATCATGGCGCTTGCAAAATGGTCATTGTACTGGGAATTTTGGATGAGATTCTTAATTTTATTTTGGCATTGTCTGATTTTTTCAAAATATTTCTCCAAGAGAGGAAGGATTTTAAGAGTCTCATCATCTTTTGAGTGTGAAAGCCCTTGAATGATAGAAGCAATTTCCTCTTCACTTTTAGAAAGACTTGAAGAGAGTTGTTTAAAATCTATAAGCTGTTGACCCGAAATCAATTTTAGAATCAAGAGTTCTTCCCCCTCCTGAAAGAGACGATCCAGTTTTGAGATGGAGATGCGGATGGTTTTTTCTTCCGCTTTTGAAGTCTTTAGAGAAGTTATGGGGGAAACTAAAGGAGCTTTATCTTGACTTATCGAGCTTGACTTTCTTTCAAAACTAATGGTTTTATTTTCAGAAAGGGATTCTAAATTTTTAATAAGGCTTTTGGAATCCGAAGGGTCAGTATTTTGATTTAAGACTTTTTGTATGCAATCGAGGGTATCATAAAGGACATCGAATAAAGTTTTGCTTTGGTCAATTTTTTTTTGTTTCCATGCCGAAAGGACATTTTCTAAAGATTGACAAATTTCTGTAATGCTATGTAAGTCGACCGATCTGGCAGCGCCTTTTAGGCTATGGGCTTCTCTAAAAATATGCTCTATAAGGGAATCTCTTTCATTTGGCTTTAAGTCAGACTCAAGCTTTAAAAGACCATCTGAAATAGCTTTTAAGTGATCGCTTGCTTCTTCTTGAAAAATTGAAAGCAGTCGTTCTTGAAATTCTTTATCCTTTACATCCATTTAAGTCTCCACAAACTCATCGACAATCATGTGTTTGCTATTAAGAAGCTTGCTTCCATCGAGAAGCGTGAGATCTTTTGTGATACCTTTCAAAAACTCTTCCTTAATCCCATGCAAGGTAGGCAATGACACTTGCAACTCCTTTAAAAGAATTTTTCTTATCCCCAGAACCTCATTGCAATAGAGGGCAAACTCTTTTTCGTGATCTCTGATTAAAATCGCTTTTGGATGGCCGGTTACTTTTTTGGTTAAAGAAAAAAAAATCCTTAAATCAATGATAGAAATGATTCTTCTTCTTAAATTGGAAAGCCCCATAATAAAAGGAGGGGCTGTAGGGAGAGGTGTAATTGTTTTCAAAGGGAAAACTTCTTTGGCATATTTTGTTTCTATCCCGTAAAGCTCATCTGATAGATTAAAGGTAAGAACTTCCAAACTCTCATCTATGTCAAGCCTTTCTTTTGGTTTGGCAAGCTCTTTTGCTCTTTTCTTAAGTAAGGTTTTTAAAGTAACCGTAGAGTCGGTTTCCATAGTTCTCTGATTCCTTATTTCAGGGCTAAAATAAGCTCTTTAAGCTGCCCCACTGATAAATCTTCTGTTCCTTCTACAAGCTGGTCTTCGGGGAGTTTTTCAAGAAGTTCGAATGCAGCTTTTTTATGTCTTAAAAATCCTTTTTCGTCCCCTTCTCTTTTTTTAAGAATTCCAAGCGTGTAGTGAGCCATAATGAAATTAGAATCTAAAAAAAGAGTATGGGTTAGAGATTTGATTGCTTTTTTAGAATCACCCTTTGCCATCTGTATTTCAGAATGCAGGTAATGAAGGTGGGGGTTTAATTTTTCAAGCTGGAGGAGTTCTTCAATGAGAATTAAAGCTTTTTCAAGTTTGCCTTGGTTGGCATAGGCTTGTATCAATAAATGTATTTCTTGAAAATGTTCTTTATGAAGCGGCTTTTTCTTTTCCAAAGCGAGATGTGAAGAAAGTTTTTCAATAACCGATGCAAATTGTTTTTTTAAGAATAATTGACGGCATTCCTCATATAGATCGTTTACAGCAAGAAGTTCTACGGCTTCTTCAAGATTTGGTTTAATCGGAGGAATCGAACGAGTGATTATTTTAGAAGCGGTGCCATTTTGGACTTTTTCTTTCTCTGTTTCTTTTTCCTTCACTATCTCTTCCGATTTTCGAAAAAAGGAAGCTCCTTTAAAATTATAGATCTTTAAATGATCATGATAGATGTAGGGCATTTCAATTGCTGAGACACTTAGCCAGCCTTCTTCATTTAATGACTCATAAAAGTGATTGACGGTTTTACTAATTTGCGGTTTTGTAAAATACATTAATACATTGTGGCAAACGATCAAATCGATGTTTTGAAAAGACCTGCTTGAAAAATCGGCTAGATTGAAAAAAGAAAAGAGAACCTTATCACGAATCTTGGGCAATAGAGAGAAGCTTCCCTCTTCATTCTCTATAAAGTATTGAGCTTTAATATCCTCAGAAATAGCTCGAAAAGACCACTTTTTAAAGTTTCCTTTTTTTGCTTTTTTTAAAAATTCTTCATTAATGTCCGTTCCAAAGATCTCAACTTTCCAGTCTCTAAGAGCCGGCATTCTTGTTAAAAGAATCGCAATGGAGTAAGGCTCTTCTCCCGTACAGCAGCCGGCCGACCAAATCCTGATAGTGCGGCTTTTGCTATTTTTCTTTATAATTTCAGGAAGTATTTGCTCTTCAAGAGCTGAAAACATCCTATGATCGCGAAAAAAGTAAGTTTCTCCAATTGTTAATTGATAGGCAATCACATCGAGTTCTTCTTTAATGAGCGGCTTTTCAAGAAACCAAAGCAACCAGGCTTTAGGATCATTAAATCCAAAGGATTCAGTTAATGATTTGATTTTTTCTTCAAGATCGCCCCATTTTTCTTTCGGAAAATGAAGACCTATTTCCTTTGAGATGAAAAAAGTAAATTTCTCTAAAAGAGAGGGAGGGAGGGATATTTTTCTTAAGGGTTTTATGTTACTCACTTTAAGACCTCTAAAGGGATTAGGTTTTCAAGGTCGTAGTGAAAGATTAATTGATCTTTTTCATGGAAAACAGATTGGCCGGCAGGTGCGTTTTTAAGATTCTGAAACTTAGTTTCTGTTAAAATTTTAGGTTTGGGTATGACAAGAAGAACGTGGTCAACCCATAAGATCATAGGCTTTTGATAGACACGGCATAAGATGAAATGATCGTTTAACTCAAGCTCTTTACGAGGGAGATTCAAAAGGATTCGAGGGTCATAAACAGAAACTGCTTCCCCATGAATGTTGATCAACCCTGCGATATAATCGGGAGATTTGGGAAAGGGGGTCATCTCGACAGCCAAAAAAATACGTTCAATATAAGAGACATCGAACGCTATTTGTTTTGAATTTAAGGTGCTTATAAGTAGAGACATCTTTTCTTCTTTGTCTTTTCTTTAGCTTCTATCGGGAAGAGTTATTTCTGACAATAGACTTCTTTAGAAACTAGATTACAAATCATCCTT from Criblamydia sequanensis CRIB-18 includes these protein-coding regions:
- a CDS encoding chemotaxis protein CheW, whose protein sequence is METDSTVTLKTLLKKRAKELAKPKERLDIDESLEVLTFNLSDELYGIETKYAKEVFPLKTITPLPTAPPFIMGLSNLRRRIISIIDLRIFFSLTKKVTGHPKAILIRDHEKEFALYCNEVLGIRKILLKELQVSLPTLHGIKEEFLKGITKDLTLLDGSKLLNSKHMIVDEFVET
- a CDS encoding CheR family methyltransferase, which encodes MSNIKPLRKISLPPSLLEKFTFFISKEIGLHFPKEKWGDLEEKIKSLTESFGFNDPKAWLLWFLEKPLIKEELDVIAYQLTIGETYFFRDHRMFSALEEQILPEIIKKNSKSRTIRIWSAGCCTGEEPYSIAILLTRMPALRDWKVEIFGTDINEEFLKKAKKGNFKKWSFRAISEDIKAQYFIENEEGSFSLLPKIRDKVLFSFFNLADFSSRSFQNIDLIVCHNVLMYFTKPQISKTVNHFYESLNEEGWLSVSAIEMPYIYHDHLKIYNFKGASFFRKSEEIVKEKETEKEKVQNGTASKIITRSIPPIKPNLEEAVELLAVNDLYEECRQLFLKKQFASVIEKLSSHLALEKKKPLHKEHFQEIHLLIQAYANQGKLEKALILIEELLQLEKLNPHLHYLHSEIQMAKGDSKKAIKSLTHTLFLDSNFIMAHYTLGILKKREGDEKGFLRHKKAAFELLEKLPEDQLVEGTEDLSVGQLKELILALK
- a CDS encoding chemotaxis protein CheW, whose product is MSLLISTLNSKQIAFDVSYIERIFLAVEMTPFPKSPDYIAGLINIHGEAVSVYDPRILLNLPRKELELNDHFILCRVYQKPMILWVDHVLLVIPKPKILTETKFQNLKNAPAGQSVFHEKDQLIFHYDLENLIPLEVLK